From Scytonema millei VB511283:
TGCGCCCCTACAGATCGCGTGTTTTACTCAAGATTCACGCCTTTAGCACTGATAAAAAAACCCCTCACCGGAGTGAGAGGTCAGCTTAACCTAGAACATTTAAATCGCTACAGCGATCGCACCTGCTAAAGCGGCAAAGAATGCCGAAACTGTTGCCGTACCAAACAGCCACCAAGCAGCTGAAGCCGCCGCCTTGCGCGTCTCTTCCGCTTGTTTTTCTGCCTGTTCTTTCACTTGTTCCAAGCGCTTCTGTGCTTCGTGTTGGATGCGTTCTGCTCTTTGCAGCACGTTGTTACGCGCCGACTCAATGCGATCGATAATTCGATTCGCATCTGCCTCCGAAATATCCTCGCGAGAACTCAAAATCGCTACATAAGTATCTCGATTAAACGAAGATAGCCGTCCGCGCAAAGCATCAAACCCAGCTTGCGGGTCGTCAAATAACTTGCGCATATCCCGCTGAATGCTGTCGTAATTCAACTCTGGGCGATCGAGCGAATTGAGGTAGCTGCGAATGCGATCGAATACGCTGTCGATCGCATCTTGAATCCGCCGTTGAATTGCTCGTACCTGATCGACAAAGTTATCGCGTACGGCTAATATCTGATCGACAGTTCTAGCTGCTTCCGCATCGGACATATCTCCCCTCATCTTCAACAATTCGATTAAAGTCTCGCGATCGAAGTGAGACAAGCGATCGCTCAAACTCTCAATTCCCACTTTCGGATCGCGTAACAACAAAGACAGATCTCGCTTAATCCCTTCTGGATTGAGTTCGTCTTTACCTGTATGGCGCAGGTAATCTTCCAAATAAGTTTGGAAACTCTGAACTCTTTGTTGCGTGCGAGTTGCTAGACGACGGGGCGCTTTAATAATATCCCGAATCGAAGTTTGCATTTGATCGACAATTTGATTGACTTGCTCCTCGCTCAAATCGCGCCGCTGGCTCAATAACTTCACCAAAGTTTCTCGATCTACGTGAGACAAGCGCCTTCTGAGGGCAGCCGATCCCTCTTTCGGATTGGCAAACAAGCGCTGAAAGTCGCGCTGAATTCCTTCTGGATTCAACTCTTCTCTACCAGTGTTGCGCAGGTAATCGGCGATCGCATTTGTCACCGAGTCGTATTGTTCCTTTGCTTTACCCACCAAAACTTGCGGTGCAACCCGCACGTTGTGCCAAGACCCTTCAACTTGGTTAATAACTTGGTTGACTTGTTCTTCGCTCAAGTCTTGTCGCTGGCTCAACAATTTAACGAGGGTATCGCGATCGAAGCGAGACAACCGCGCCCGTAGTGCTGCCATTCCCGCTTGCGGATCGTCTAGTAGAGTTTTGAGTTCTGCCTCAATTGCGTAGGGATTTAATTCATCTTTACCAGTGTTGCGCAGGTAAGATTCTAAGTTTAGCCACAGGGTTTCAGCTTGATATTTTGCCTGGTCTGCTAGTCCTTTAGACTCAACTAAGACTTTTTCGCGCTGTGCCTCCAATCGATCTAAAATTGGCTCTACCTCTTCTGGGGTAATATCGTTACGTTGCAATAGCACTTGTCGCAACGAGTCCCGATCCCACCTAGCTAGACGCAAACCGAGAGTTTCGTAATCGGTATCCGAGTCTTCTAATAAGGGCTTGAAGTCGCGCTCAATTCCTTCTGGAGTTAAGTTTGCTTTACTCGTTGTCAGTAGATAACTCTCTACACGGTGTTGCAGTTCTTGGACGGCTTCCCTTTCTTCAATCCCTCTCACTGTTGTCAAGACATCTTGACGAATCAGTTCCAAGCGATCTGCTATAGTTTGAATTTGAGCTTGGGTCAGCATTCCCTTTTGTTGCAGCAATCGGGCAAAATCATTACGAGAAAGTTGCTCGACCTGTTGCCGTACTGCCCGTGGATCGGCTGCCGGATCGTAGAGAATATCGCGGAATTCCCGATCCATTCTGTCTTGACTTAACTGCCAAGTATAAGTGTTGAGCAGGTAGTTTTCTACATCCGCCCTAATGGTCGTGTAGGGAACTTCAGCAGATTTCATCCCTGTTTGAGTGGCAACCTTATCTACTCCCTCGGTGACTTTATCTCTTGCCGTGAGGAGCGATCGCAAGATCTTCTCCACATCTAAATCTGATAGATCGGCGCGTCCCATCACCATTCCCATCAGGGTGTTGATTCCCGTTTGCAGCGTTTGCTGTACTGGACCTGCGGTGGCTTTGTCGGCTTGGTCTGCTTGTCTTTGGTCGGCTTGCTTAGACGATCGCATTTCTTCTGTGAGTCGATCGATCTTGGCGTTCAACTCATCCGTCTTAGTTTGTCCAGGCTGCACGGACTTGAGATATTCGATCAACTCATCCATGCGATCGCGCTTGGGTTGCTGTTTTCCGACCACATCTCGCCAGACGCTTTCTAACTGATCGGCAATTTTATTGACATCGCGTTTCGATAAGTCGGTACGGCTGCTGACGAGATCGATAAACTTTTGGCGATCGATATTCCGCAAGTCATCGGTTCCGGCAAGATCTGCCAGTTGCGGATCGCGTAAAATTGTCTCAAATTCTCTTCTAATCTTTGTCGTGTCTATTTCTGGCGGACGCAGCATGTCTATATAATCTTCCAGGTTCTCGCGAATTGTGGTCGGGTCGATCGCGCTACCTAACTCTCGCCGTACTGCCGCAGCTGCTGCTTCTGCTGTCTGTACGACTTGCTGATTGACAGCTTTTGCTCCGATCGCAGCGGTAGCCGTTCCCATAATTGCTTGAAAACCCGAGGTTGCCGTATTCACGACGGAACCAACCAAGGAACCGACTGTGGTGGAACTAACCCACACCAGCAGTAAAAAGTAAGCTCCCCAAATCACTAGACCGAGAACTGCTCCCAGTCCTACATCTACACTCAGCAAGCTTAAACTAACGGCAAGAAAGCTAGCGATGAATAAAGCAATGCTGACAGTTATTAACGTCCAAATACCTACTGCCGTACCAATTTTACGGATCGTTCCCCCCACACTCCCAGATTCGCTGCTACCTGAATCTGAGTCTGATTGCCGTCCTAAATAGGAAATCCCAGCAGCCACAGAGAGGTTTGTTAATACAAGTTGTACGGCAAAGGCAAGAATCACTCCTGATATTAAAGCAACAAAAAATCTCGGACCCGAAAATACAAACGCTGCCTCTGCTGGTGTCGTCACACCCCCATCTGGTGGAGTTAACTGTGCCAGCCAGGAGAAAGGTTTGTATAGTCCCAGTAAAATTTCTGGATTCTGAAACATGGTTTGTCCTTCTTGTGTGCTGTGCTGAGCGTCTAAATACAATGTGAGGAGGAAATTTAGGAGCTAAAAATACTATTTAACCCCGTAGCTTAAAAATGCTGCATTTAACAGCGTCAAACATCCACCCCAAGTCTGAAAGCTCTGCCTGTAGTGGGATGAATTCAGATTTACTTCTGAGGCGAGGAAATGTATTCAGCAGCGTTTATGTAAGTCAAGATACTAATTACAAGTTGTTAACAATACCAAGCGATCGCTTCATCGCGATTTACACCGTCTATTGATAGAATTCCTCTAAGAAAATTCACTTCATATTAGTCCTAGAGAAGTGCTGCTAGTTTGTACCTCTAGACAGAAAGCAAAAATTAAATTCCCATTTAAATTAAAGATATGTGAAGCGGAATTTATTCGGAGCAAAAAATGGAAACTCGTGAAACTCGTCCAGCTACAGATGTACCACCAGTCGCTAAAGCATATAACGGTGTAGATCGAAATGCATTCATCTTTGGGTTGAATCCTCAAGCTGAGCTGTGGAACGGACGCTTGGCAATGATTGGATTTCTCGCTTATTTGATTTGGGATTTAGCAGGCTATAGCGTTCTGCGCGACGTACTGCATCTGATTGGATACTAGATAAATCAAACCTCCCTTTTACCGGGGGGGGCGATCTAAAAATCTTGCCTTTTTGCAAATATTCAATATGACAGTCTCTCTTTTAAAACGGATTTAGGAGGGACTGTTATGTTTTTTACAAAACTTGTTTTACAACACTTTCGGTAAGCGAAACCAAAACTGGGCTCCGCCTTTAGAATTGGTTTTGTAGCCGATACTTCCACCCCATTGCTCTACTGTAATTCTACAGAAATACAGTCCTAAACCGATTCTTCCCGGACTATTTTTACCTTGTGAAAATTTTTGAAATAAAGTTGTCGCAACTTCTGGTTCTATGCCAGAACCCATGTCGTCAACTGTAATCGCAATGAAATCTCCTTCTTCTGCGATTCCGATTGTCACCACAGAGTTCGGTGGACTGTGCCTGTAGGCGTTTTCCACCAAATTGGTTATTGTTCGCTCCAAACGTGACTTTTCTCCTACAACTTTCCATTCTCTAGTTTTATCAACATCGATTTGTAGGCGCAGATCGATCTGATTGAGAAAGAAAACTGGCGATAAAGCATTCACAACTTCTAAAACACAAGCTAGCGCATCTGGTGCTTGTTGCAGATCGATTCTCAAACCTTCCAATGACTCAACTTCAGCTGCAAAAGCATCTAAAATTTCTCGAATTAATGTCTCTTGTTTTTGACACTGCTTTTTACCAATATTTAAGTATTCTTGCGCTTTAGAATTGAGGTTTTGGAGTGAGAGTAGCTCGAAACAATACTTGATTCCCGTTAACTGTCCGGCTAGATCGTGAACGATACAATGAATCAAGACTTCTTTTTTTTGAATTTCTTTTAACAAATTGTAGTAATTTAAACTGTTTTCTCTAGCTTTTTGGAGTAAAAACTGATGCTCTTTATAATTAGAAGCAATTAATAATATTTTTTTCTGATTTAGACAAACTGCTGAAGCTTCTAAATAGAACTCTTGTCCTGATAAGTCTGTTTCAGTCCACAGTCCAGATTTAATTCTTCCCAATTTATTTTTCTGCCAAAAAGCTTCTGCGTCAACCAAAAAATTATCGAGTACGGGAAACTTCAGTCCCGGCATCAAATGTTGTTGTAAGTCAGTATCGGCATAAAGTTCTACGAACCAGACAGGTGCAGTACCGATGAGCTTGAATGAATCATACTCCAATCGTTCTAGAACAACGACATTTAGTGCCGCAAATAGCTCATCTATGATACTTTCCTCACTCATGCCACTAAAAACGTAAAGATAGGTATTGGTTCGCTAGCAATGCCTTTAAATATAGTATGACTTCTCATGAAGTGAATTTGCATCTCACCAATGCGATCGTATGTGTTGCGATCGATCGCGATCGCGTTGGGAGTTGCTTGAAACCCCATCTGTTCTACAATTGCCATGCGATCGCCTACCGCAATCAAAGTTTTTTGATTCTGACTACCAGCAATACCCACAATCAGGGAACCAGAAACAATACTGATACCAACACTAAAAGCAATGCATTTATCAACTTGCCGCACCTGACTCATCCCTCGTACTGTCTCTACAACTCGGATCGCTGCTTCAGTCGCGCGTACCGCAGGCGAACCAGTCACCGGAAGTATGCCAAACAAACTTGTCACGGCATCCCCAAAACTTTTACTCACTATCCCACCTCGATCTAGTAACGGCTGCACGATCGCGGAAATATATGAGTTGACAGTGGCGATCGCTTCTGCTGGCGGGTAATCTTCAATCGAAGAGTTGAGGCTGCAAATCTTAGCTAAAAGAATAGTCACATCTCGGCGATCGCCTTTCTCTAATGCTGCTACTAATTCCTGCGATAAGTTAGCTGCAATGCGATCGTGTAAGCTTTGTTCTAGCAATCGAGAATGATGTTGGCGAATTAAACTCAAATCGTTGCCTTGTTGCTGAAGGATGCTGTACTGATGCTCGTATCGTCTTGCATCCAATAATAGTATCCAGTCGCCTTCAGCCGCAGCAAAAATGTGAACCTCGGCAGCAACTCCCGATTCCATTTTTATGCAAGGTAAGATAATCGGTAAATTCTGAAAAGGTAGTAATCCCGCTAAAAATAAAATCTTTTTTTCAACAACTTCTCCACGTTCGAGATGATGAAAACCATACAATGATAATTGACCTCCCCAGCTCACTAAATAGCCATCCTTTACTAAAAAGTAAGCCGGACAACGACTTTCAAAAATTAACTCTTGAAAGTACTTGACTATAGATTTAGGGAGGTGAGACATCCATTGCCTCCAGCATTTGTTGTGTGAGTTTGGCAAAGGCTTCTTCTACACCTGTAGCTGTTTTAGCACTAGTCTCGATCGCCGTCCAGTTTTTTTGTAAAAGACTATCCACTACTGAATCCTCTATTTCCCAATCTGCTGTTAAATCTGATTTATTCAATACCAATATAAAGGGAACTTTACCGAGAGTTTCTTCTACCCTTTGTTGTAAAGATAATGCTTTATCTAAAGTATAGCGACGAGTTCCATCTACGACTAGAAGATAACCAGATGCACCTCTTAAATAAGACATCTGCAATTTCTGAAACTCGTCTTCACCGTGAATATCCCACAGAATTAGATTGACTTCTCGATCGGCAATTTTAACTAGTTTTTTATCAATTTTGACTCCTACGGTGGAATGGTATATTTCTGAGTAAATACTTTTAACAAATTGCGATACTAAACTCGTTTTCCCCGTAGCAAACGCACCAACCATACATACTTTTTTTTGAATCATATCTCAAACAGCAAATTTTTTCTAGGGTGCATCCGTTAAAAATACCTTAAAAGAAACGCGACGATTCATTTCTGGATTGTTTTGGCTGACATCTTGTTGCCAAGGTTCTTGCGCTCCCACACCAATTGTCGTTAAATCGGACGATCTTATTCCTCGCGAAACCAAGACTAATGAAATTTGCTTTGCTCTAGCTTTACTGAGATCCATATTATGCTCTGTCGAACCATCGCTATCTGCGTGTCCTTTAAGTTCGATTCGTACGTTCTTTTGCAAAATTGGAGCCATCTTTGTAAGCTTTTGAATAGCTGCAACAATCTTATTTAATTTTTGTTGCTGATTTGGCAAAAGTTGCGAGCGATCGTTAATAAATAAGAGATTCTCTCTTTCTAATTCAGTTTTAGTTTTGAGCAATTCTTGGAGTTCAATTGTAGTTAGATGCTCTGTCTGTAACTGCGTCACTCCAGGAAGATTAGGCGCAATTTTTTTTGCTTGAGCAATCCACTGTCGCGGTGCAGTACCAGTCATATAAAGAATACCGTCGCGATCGACTTTCAAACTCGTAGTTTCTGGTGGTTGTAATAATTTTTTCGCTCTTTTAGTCACAAATTGCGGATCGAGCGAGATGTAAGGTTCCCAACGGCTGACAACATTCTTAGGGTCGATTTCTGCATCTGAAATTAATTGAATCGGATCGACAGCCAAAGGATCGCGCAATCCCGATATATAATATTTGCCAAAATGTTTTTCAGCACTAACGACAACTATTCCTGCTTGTGAGTTTAATGTATTTAAATATGCCTGCCATTTTTGTCGAGCTTGAAAAGACATAAAACTCCACCATCCCAGCGTACACAAGAGTCCGCTTATCAATAATAATAAGAGCGGTGAAGGTTTATCTGGCGTGCTTTGATACTGGGCTTGAAGGCAATTTTCTAAATAAGGTTTACTAGCTTCAAATGGAGTATCGTCGCCGCGAAAGTTTAAAAGTGGCTCGCGAAATTTCTTGTGAATTGTTTCTAGGGTAGCTTGAAAGTTTTCTCTTAATTCTTTAGGTGCATTACCTCGAATTATGCCTGCTAAAATTGCTTGGGGACCTTGCTCGATCCAAATCGTCAATTCGCCAAATTCTAGCGCGTCCAACCGATCTTGTTGCTTAACCTTAAACGAGTCTTGCACGAAATCTTGAATTGCTTTTAACATAGCTGCAACCAGATCTGCATCTTGTGTTGCGGTCAGATCTACTGCCAAGCTATGCAATAACAGTCCAGTGTGACGATGAATCAAAAAAACTTCTTCTACGCGATAAACTAGCGTTCGTAGCAAGACAACTTCGGCAAAAGACTTACCAGTTTGCATTGCTTCTAAGCGCCAGCGAAAACTTCTTGGAGTTAAGCTATGGTCGAGTGCTTGATTAAAAGTCGCAACAAAAGTTTTCAGCGCTGCCATTGCAGCTTTGCGGCTAGCAGGTCCGATGATGGGAAACAAAGCATCGGACAGCGTATTCAAGTCTCTTTTGACCGAGGTTTGAATTGCTTGTTCTACAGTTGGTACAGCGGCTTGAGTCAGTTGGTCGTCTTGTAATGACCTGAGAATAATCGCTTCTGGCAAAATCCGACTCACATCTTCGACTCGGAGTTGCGATTTATCGAGTTTTGCTTGGAGTTCGGGACCGAAAAGTAAATCCCGTAATTCGGCGATCGCTTCCTCTTCGGTAGTAAAATTCTTGTGGGGTGGTGGTTGCGATCGCGCTGTTGGTGTCTGTGGCTGTCCATCCAAGACTAACTGACGCAGTTGGTCTAATATTTCTACTTCAGCAGCAGTGAGATGGGTGTCTTGCGATCGATCCAACAGACTCTCTAGTTCAGTCAGTGCCTCAACTTCAGAGCTTGAAGTTCTGTCAGTAGATTGGCGACCAGAAGAGTCAGTCATTTGCCGATCGTTTCCTAATATCCCCCATACTTACATTGAATTGTATAGCCACCTGTAGTCAAGAGGACACGAAACACCGACAAATCTTATACAACTATTGAAGGAGTCATATGATTTTAACCACAGCCAGCTTAGTTGGCGACCAGCGCATCGTGCAGCATCTCGGGATTGTCAGTGGCGAAGCGATTCTAGGGGCAAATATTTTTCGCGATTTCTTTGCCGGAATTCGGGATATTGTCGGTGGTCGATCTGCTGGTTACGAGCGATCGCTCCGAGAAGCGAAAGATACTGCTATGCGTGAGATGATTCAGCAAGCTCAAGCTCTCGGTGCTAATGCGGTAATTGGCATTGACATCGATTACGAAACCATTGGTGTTGGCAATGGGGGTAGTATGTTGATGGTGGCAGTCAGCGGTACTGCTGTTGTGTGCCAGCGATCGTCTCGATAACTTTCTTTCATTAATTTTCCTTAAATGGAGCTAAGCGGATTCGAACCGCTGACCCCCTCAATGCCATTGAGGTGCTCTACCAACTGAGCTATAACCCCGCGCAAGTGCGTTTTTTATTATGCCTTAAATCTCTCTTTGCTGTCAATCTGCACTATTCAGTTATTTTAAGCATTAATATCCGCGGGCTAAGTAGCTCATGCAGTTCCCCATCAAAAAATAGACAACTAACATGGCTGCGGCACTAGCTGCCACTAACACCCCTGCCAGCATCATCGAAAATTCTTTCTTCGCAAACGCCTCTTCCATCAGGTGCAGCGACCAAGCTACTAAAGCTACGTCGAAAATGAGAATAACTGTCAGCATTTTTTAAGATATTTTAAAACATATTTCATATATCTTAACTAATTCTCAGGAACCTGGTCTTAATTAGAGGTTAAGTTTTTCTTGCTACAGAAATTTGGTAAGTTTATAGTACCGATTAGATCTAATTAAGACGAATGGGGCAATTGCGATCGCTCAAATAGGATTTAATTTGTCCTACACTCAGCTGACCGTAATGCAGCAACGAAGCTAACAAAGCAGCTTCAGCTTTCCCCTCAGTCAAAGCAGTGTAGATATGCTCGCAGTTCCCCGCACCACCAGAGGCGATAACTGGGATTTCTACAGATGAGGCGATCGCGCCAGTTAATTCTATGTCATACCCTGCTTGAGTGCCATCGGCATCCATACTCGTTACCAACAACTCCCCAGCACCTCTTCGGGCAACTTCCTGCGCCCATTGCAGAGCATCTATACCAGTGTTCTCCCGTCCACCACGAATGTAAACGTCCCAGCCAGGATTGTTGACATCCTGCCTTCTTCGTGCATCAATAGCCACTACTATACACTGATTGCCAAAGCGATCGCTGGCACGATTAATTAGGTCTGGGTCCTTAACTGCGGCGGAATTAATGCTAACTTTATCTGCACCCGCTCTTAACAAATTTTTAATTTGTTCTAAGGATTGGATGCCCCCGCCGACAGTGAGAGGAATAAACACTTGTTCGGCAGTACGATAAACCACATCAAAAATAATGTCACGGTCTTCGTGGGTAGCTGTGATATCCAGAAATACCAACTCATCCGCCCCAGCTTCGTTATATACTTTTGCCAACTCCACCGGATCGCCTGCATCTTGCAAATTAACAAAGTTTACCCCCTTCACAACCCGCCCCGCCTTTACGTCCAAGCAAGGCAAAATTCTTTTAGCTAACATGGTGCTGCATCTGAATGACTCCAGAGATTATACATATATAAGTGGTAGTTGGTAGTTGACGGTTGACGGTTGACGGTTGACGGTTGACGGTTGACGGTAAACGCGCTTTGCTACACTCCGTGAAGACGGTTGACGGTTGACGGTTGACGCTCCTCTGCTCCTCTGCCCCTCTGCTCCCCTACTCCTCTGTTCCCTGCTCCTCTGCTCTCTTCAACCCCTCACTCCTCACTCCTCACTCCTCACCCCCTCGTTATGGCAATTATCTCCTCTAAACAACCGTCAGAACCTTCTAAGCCTGCAAAAAAGCAACAGAAGAAACCTCAACCTCAGCCTGTTGTAGAGGATTTGTTGCAACCGCAGGCAACTGTGGAGGAACAAGGCAAACAAGAACAAAGCTTGCGCCCCCATACCTTTGCCGATTACATCGGGCAAAAAGATTTGAAGGAGGTGCTATCAATTGCGATTCAAGCCGCTAAGGCTAGAGGAGAAACTTTAGACCATTTATTATTGTATGGTCCGCCTGGATTGGGTAAAACCACAATGGCGCTCATTTTAGCAGGAGAAATGGGCGTAGATTGCAAAATTACCAGCGCCCCAGCTTTGGAAAGACCGAGGGATATTATGGGTCTGCTGGTAAGTCT
This genomic window contains:
- a CDS encoding OmpA family protein, with translation MTDSSGRQSTDRTSSSEVEALTELESLLDRSQDTHLTAAEVEILDQLRQLVLDGQPQTPTARSQPPPHKNFTTEEEAIAELRDLLFGPELQAKLDKSQLRVEDVSRILPEAIILRSLQDDQLTQAAVPTVEQAIQTSVKRDLNTLSDALFPIIGPASRKAAMAALKTFVATFNQALDHSLTPRSFRWRLEAMQTGKSFAEVVLLRTLVYRVEEVFLIHRHTGLLLHSLAVDLTATQDADLVAAMLKAIQDFVQDSFKVKQQDRLDALEFGELTIWIEQGPQAILAGIIRGNAPKELRENFQATLETIHKKFREPLLNFRGDDTPFEASKPYLENCLQAQYQSTPDKPSPLLLLLISGLLCTLGWWSFMSFQARQKWQAYLNTLNSQAGIVVVSAEKHFGKYYISGLRDPLAVDPIQLISDAEIDPKNVVSRWEPYISLDPQFVTKRAKKLLQPPETTSLKVDRDGILYMTGTAPRQWIAQAKKIAPNLPGVTQLQTEHLTTIELQELLKTKTELERENLLFINDRSQLLPNQQQKLNKIVAAIQKLTKMAPILQKNVRIELKGHADSDGSTEHNMDLSKARAKQISLVLVSRGIRSSDLTTIGVGAQEPWQQDVSQNNPEMNRRVSFKVFLTDAP
- a CDS encoding chlorophyll a/b-binding protein → METRETRPATDVPPVAKAYNGVDRNAFIFGLNPQAELWNGRLAMIGFLAYLIWDLAGYSVLRDVLHLIGY
- a CDS encoding sensor histidine kinase — encoded protein: MSEESIIDELFAALNVVVLERLEYDSFKLIGTAPVWFVELYADTDLQQHLMPGLKFPVLDNFLVDAEAFWQKNKLGRIKSGLWTETDLSGQEFYLEASAVCLNQKKILLIASNYKEHQFLLQKARENSLNYYNLLKEIQKKEVLIHCIVHDLAGQLTGIKYCFELLSLQNLNSKAQEYLNIGKKQCQKQETLIREILDAFAAEVESLEGLRIDLQQAPDALACVLEVVNALSPVFFLNQIDLRLQIDVDKTREWKVVGEKSRLERTITNLVENAYRHSPPNSVVTIGIAEEGDFIAITVDDMGSGIEPEVATTLFQKFSQGKNSPGRIGLGLYFCRITVEQWGGSIGYKTNSKGGAQFWFRLPKVL
- a CDS encoding heavy metal-binding domain-containing protein, whose translation is MILTTASLVGDQRIVQHLGIVSGEAILGANIFRDFFAGIRDIVGGRSAGYERSLREAKDTAMREMIQQAQALGANAVIGIDIDYETIGVGNGGSMLMVAVSGTAVVCQRSSR
- the hisF gene encoding imidazole glycerol phosphate synthase subunit HisF is translated as MLAKRILPCLDVKAGRVVKGVNFVNLQDAGDPVELAKVYNEAGADELVFLDITATHEDRDIIFDVVYRTAEQVFIPLTVGGGIQSLEQIKNLLRAGADKVSINSAAVKDPDLINRASDRFGNQCIVVAIDARRRQDVNNPGWDVYIRGGRENTGIDALQWAQEVARRGAGELLVTSMDADGTQAGYDIELTGAIASSVEIPVIASGGAGNCEHIYTALTEGKAEAALLASLLHYGQLSVGQIKSYLSDRNCPIRLN
- a CDS encoding adenylate/guanylate cyclase domain-containing protein is translated as MSHLPKSIVKYFQELIFESRCPAYFLVKDGYLVSWGGQLSLYGFHHLERGEVVEKKILFLAGLLPFQNLPIILPCIKMESGVAAEVHIFAAAEGDWILLLDARRYEHQYSILQQQGNDLSLIRQHHSRLLEQSLHDRIAANLSQELVAALEKGDRRDVTILLAKICSLNSSIEDYPPAEAIATVNSYISAIVQPLLDRGGIVSKSFGDAVTSLFGILPVTGSPAVRATEAAIRVVETVRGMSQVRQVDKCIAFSVGISIVSGSLIVGIAGSQNQKTLIAVGDRMAIVEQMGFQATPNAIAIDRNTYDRIGEMQIHFMRSHTIFKGIASEPIPIFTFLVA
- a CDS encoding Rab family GTPase; this translates as MIQKKVCMVGAFATGKTSLVSQFVKSIYSEIYHSTVGVKIDKKLVKIADREVNLILWDIHGEDEFQKLQMSYLRGASGYLLVVDGTRRYTLDKALSLQQRVEETLGKVPFILVLNKSDLTADWEIEDSVVDSLLQKNWTAIETSAKTATGVEEAFAKLTQQMLEAMDVSPP